ccatgggtatgtctacactgcaatataacACGCACAGCTTGCCCATGTTAGCTGACAAAGGCTTGTGGAGCTTGGGTTGCAGGGCTATGAAAATTAGTGTTGATGTTCTGGCTTGGACTGAAGCCTTGGCTTTCATAACTCTGGAAGGGGGAAGGTCCCAAAGCCCAGGCCCGAACATCTaacctgcaattttatagccagcccctccacacccccagcccaagtCAGCAGCCATAGGCCAGCTCCGGGTGTCTcattgcagtctagacataccccATGGGGCCCTGATTCAGATGAACAAGACAGCTCTGTAAGAGCCATTGTTTTAGTCCTTTTCAGGAGTGTCTCAGGGGGATATCCCTGCATTGATTTACGTTCTGTTGCTGGTTTCAAGGTTATCTCCCCAAATTTAAGGACGaggaacataattttttttaatgacagtgaAGATTCTGAAGCACAGTTCTGAGGCAAGAGGGGAATTCCAAGGCAAAATCAGTAATTATGAAATCGCAGAGGGCCCTGTTTATGGGTACCTTTCACTGAGAGAGAAACTAGAAATCCTCTCCCACTGGAGCTAGGCACTGCTGGAGCTAGCGCAAGAGTCTCATTTGTAATGCAGTTTAGCAGATATTTCATTAAAGTGGGTAGTGATGGTTCAATTATtcagattttctctttttaaataaagagaaattTTTGTATAAACCTTCTCAAGTTCTTCAGTGAGCTATCCCAATCTTTCTTTgcagtaattattttaaaatgataatagTCTTCAGAGAGGCAAATTCAGTCTCTTCTATGAGAGAGACACATATTAGTTACATAATGGAATTGTAATAATCTGATTTTATACCAGGTGACATTTTAGCCATTTCCTTGGACTactggaaagttttaaaaaagaaactgaatgTCATTCAATATCAGTAAACTACAATGAGCATGAATTTGCCTTTTATATCCTGTAACTAAAATCTTTAAGTGGAAATTATTTTGCATCATATGTGGGTATTTATTTGCAATGTGTAGATACAGAGAGTTGACTCTgactctttttttaatatattacaaAGGTATTCAAGTTAAAACAGGATGTCCCCTATATTATACTTCCAGACTCTGGTATTACACAATCTCTCGCACTGAGTAAAGCAGCATATTCTTTACAGCAATTTAGGGCTGCCTTCCTAGGACCGTTTACAtgcacaatgaaaataaaatattgtatttcatTGTTTACATTTGTATGGTACCTGTTGTGTTTACGTTTGGGTGCACTTTGTGTGACAATGTTGGGTTTACTTTTTAGAAGATAGACAATCTTTGTTAAAGGCATATACAGTATTGAGCATTGATATAGTATTTTAATAATTGTGTGATATACAGAATATGCAAGCATAACAGGTTTTTAGCCCAAAGAAGTTGCAATCTATTCTAAATGATACTGTAGACCAGATGCACTGGGGACTTCCAGGGGCTGGACTGAGGGGATGGctaatattttaatttctgatttgGCTCCTTTACTTAATGTGGTGTTGGGGTGGAAAAAAATCTACTCTGCATAATATATTCTTGTGCTCCCGTTACTTTTGTCATTTTCTTATAGATTAGCTGTGTCACAGTatacctctaccccaatataacgtgacccgatataacacgattTCGGATATAACGCAGTAAAGCAgcactccgggggggggggagtgcggGGCTGCGTGCTCCAACCTAAGCTTtgatcaaagcaagtttgatataatgcggtttcacctataatgtggtaagatttttttggctcccgaggacagcgttatattggGATAGAGGTGTATTTAGAATGTAATGATGTTGTAATTGTGCAGGAACTTCAAAAGGAAATCTATTCAAAAGTTTGTGATGAGGAAGCCACTAATTAGTTTAAATCAAATGAAAGAAACTGTATTTTCTAATACTGTTGacacaaaatattttcacttttcaaGGCTGCCCACACCTACATCACTTTCAATCCAAAGGTGTGGTCTGGGAGAACTTTTCCAGAGACTTACAAATcagaaaatagttttaaatgtgTAGCTTAAATTCCACCAAAGGTGCTATGTCCCAAAATTATCTTAGCACATTTCTGCATTCTTCCACACTCCGAATGAATCTAGAAGGCTTAAAGTTGCAGATACCAACCATCTTTCCCAATAAAGAATACTAGACAAGGTTCCCTCTGGAGCTCATTAGCACCACGTCTTAattggctgggagcagggccgctGTTGAGGGAAGCAAGAGACATTTCTTCTGCTTATCTGCTGGAAACTCTGCCTGTGCAGTGCTACCAGTCCCTGCCAATCTGGAAATTAACACATTTGCTGTTGCttgataaaaattattttttcaaactGTACATTCTTGAATGTTTTCCTTTCAAGATTGTTATCACTGTCAATCACACCAAGCTGCTCTTCAGAAATgtgcacatatatatatttaacacacaCGAGCACACAgtttaagatttttgttttttaaaataaaaataaaattttttttcttagctaGAAACTTCTCAAAAGCAGGTATTTAATTATAAAGGACGCTTAGCAGAAATGAGTCTGAGCTATGAGTGCttcatttcaaaaaaataaaaataaaaccacatcaGCTTTGTCATGCCATGAAACTGCTTTAATTccacttctctcccccccccccccatcaaatgCTGCACCAGCCCTGCGTCCCACAATGGTTATGCAAGATAACTGATCAGTATAAGTCTTTGTCTGGATGTAGAGTGATTCCTTTTGATAACTAAGtttggggttggagtggggggaggttttcCAGGACTGAATACTGCAGCTAATGATCACCTACAGGTCTTCAAAACCTtggtatttgttttattaaagtgtgtctttttaaaaaagatctgcCTTTAAAGACCTTCCTATTCCAATTCTAGGTTCTGATGCCATCTGCTGCTCAACATGAGTAACTTCatatcatttgttttaaaaaaaataattgctctTTAGGGTGGAACAAGGTGTGTGACTCGCTGAAATGCCCCCAGAATAAAGAGGAGAGGTTTTTCTTTATTAGAATGATTGGAGAGGCAAAATGCTCCTAATGTTAAACTGGAGTGAAAACCATTTGAAAACCCAGTGGAAGCAAAGTAAATTGAAACTCTGTAACTAGCATGGTATTCCACAGCATGTGATGGTAGCACATTGCcacagtgaatcatagaatcagaggactggaagggacctcaagaggtcacctactctagtcccctgcactcatggtaggactaagtattatctagaccaggggagggcaaactacaacccgcagatcctgcccatcagggctttcaatctggcctgcaggattgccggcgcagtggggctagagagggctccctgcctgccctggccctgcgccactcctgaaagcagccagcaccacgtccctgtggccccaggggtgggggcagagggctcacTGTGCTGTCCTGGTCTACAGGCAtcgctccctgcagctcccattggccaggaacggggaaccgcggccaacaGGAGCTTTGGGTGTGGAACCCACAGATGAGGGCAGCATGCAGCGGAGCcgactgccccaccccacccccaggagccacttcCAGacatgtgggccatttccaggagtggTACGGGGCCAGGGCATTAGCCCCCACTGCACACTGCCACCCtagagccgcttgaggtaagtagTGCCAGGCCGGAAGCTctcaccccgcaccccaacctcctgccctgagccccctgccgcaccccttctgcaccccaacccctttccctgagccccttcctgcacactgcacgcCCTCCCataccccgcactccctcccgcaccccaaccccctgctccagctctacATTCATGGCCCGGCACACAATttctccacccagatgtggccctctggccaaaaagtttgcacacccctgatctagaccatccctgacaggtgtttgtttaacctcctcttaaaaatctccaatgatggagattccacagcctccctaggcaattccaatgcttaaccaccctgacagttaggaagtttttcctaatatccaacctaaactgcccttgctgcaatttaagcccattgcttcttgtcctatcctcagaggttaaggagaacaatttttctttctcctccttgttacaatcttttatgtacttgaaaactgttatcgtgtcccctctcagtcttctgttcccccagattaaacaaacccagttttttcaatcttccctcgtaggtcacattctctagacctttaataatatttgttgcacttctctggacttcatccaatttgtccacatctttcctgaaatgtgatgcccagaactggacacaatactccagttaaggcctaatcattgcagagtagagcagaagaattacttctcgtgtcttgtttacaacactcctgctaatgcatcccagaattatgtttgctttttttgcaacagtgttacactgttgactcatatttagcttgtggtctgctatgacccccagatccctttccgcagtactccttgaTGTCTGTGGCCCTTCCTCTCTGGCACAGACCTTACATTAGTGATCCACAACTTTTTAATCTTGAGGCTAATTGTTTGTGTGCTGTATTTAGGGGCTTATCTTTAAAAGAACCCAGAATCTTGAGCTAGCGCAGAATATGTCAGCACATATCCTGAGTGGGGCGAACTGTGATAAGTATATATAACACTGGCATGCTGTGCCCTGCCCTGCTTATCTGCTACTCCCAGGTGTAGTTGAAATTGTTGCTTACGACTGCTAAATTCCACAATAGTTTAGGATTTATTTAATCTAGTGATCCCCTCTGTCTCACCACAGCAACTATGGTTCATCAGGCCaattttggtttcattttcttGAGTGTTTAAACTCTTGATGTGTGCCAATCGAGGGATCAACCCTTCAGTATTTCTCTGACTAGATCGAACCTTAAGTAACAAATGTAATTGCAGATAGGAAAGACAAAATATAAATCGTAATGCTGTTTAAGCTTAATGCTTCCCAATCACAGGATAGCATTTTCCCACCTGCCCTGACATTGGAGTGTCATGGAAGTGCTGACCTTTGGTCAGGCCAGTGACTTAAGCAGCTTGGGGGAAATAGGGGgttggtgggagggggcagtggggtgagaagagggggtggggggaatttgggatgtgcagggctgcggcggccagGGAAAGAgccgactttccccagctccagagccatggctgctggggagagacggccctccttcccagcctcagttctgtggctgctgtggtgggggagaggggaagagacccCCTTCTTTCCAGCTTGAGGGCTGCCGCAGTGAggaagagagggcacatccattgcaatagcgcttttatccaaaacGTTTTACAATAATTagttaatggtacaaacaacatttgggaAGATGATTAAGTGGTCtgcggggaaaaaaaaagtttgagaaccactgatttagaggatatgtctacatagcacacccccccccaaaaggtgTTCTTAACTCAGATTAGCCTACCTCCATTAGCTGGCTCAGGTTAAAATAACAGACAAGACATGGCAACTTGCCTTGTAACTCTGATTAGCAGCTCAAGTGTAACAGAGCAGCCTGGGGTTGAACCCAAGTTAAACTTGTTGTCTTTACTGCTATTTTAAGTTAATGCACATTTTTGTGcatagaccagtgattctcaacctttctagattagcgtacccctttcaggagtcagatTGTCATTGCATACtcaaagtttcacctcacttaaaaactacttgcttacaagatcagacatataaatataaaagtgtcacagcatcctatcattgaaaaattgcttaatttcttagtttgtactgactttgctaatgctttttatgtaggctGTTGAAAAACTAAGCaaacatctagatgagttgatgtgccccctggaagacctctgggtaCGCTGGTGTAGGTGAATCCTAAGTGAAGCCATTGGTGGTGAAAAAGTTATTACAATGAAAATGATTCACCCTTCTCTGCTGGCCCGTAGTGTCTCCAGATGATACATTTCTTACTTCTAGATGTGGTTTCAGCTTTCACTCTGAATGATTAAGGGCCACATCCTGTCTGTCATCTATGGCAGCGCAAAGACCTGGACTGGTGCTGCTCCTTTGCAGAAAGCATGGCTGGATTTGGAGGTCCACAACCACTGTATACTGTGAAGCTTTGCAAATTTTGATTACAGTGCAGAACTCCAGGGAGTTGTGGGGCTGAGGTGGGACCAGCGTCGATGGATCTGTGGTTTATGGATCCATCTGCCATTCTCCTCCTCCGCCATCGGGACTGGTACAAATTTGCAGCTGCAATTGTGGCCACAGTAGTTGCTCTGGGGCTTATGGAAGAGGCCTCCTCACTTCAGCCTCAATCCATTATCCCTATGACTCAAGCCGCACACTAGTTCTAGGACTATATAGTCTGTCCCTCTCATGGATGGCTGCATACATATTCCTGAACACGCGATACATCATGATTGCATGGTATAAAATATACTTGCACATATGTTCGCTCATGCATCCTTCTGCCTCAGAGTTCATTCTCTTGTGTTGCAGCTTTGTGCCCGAGTCTCCTTCCTCAGAAAGCAATGTTGTTTCAACAAGGAAGCAGCCACCAAATAGCTGGCTGTCTTCTCTCTCTTCTCAAACGGAACCTGCCTCCATGATCGATCAACACGATTCCTTAAAAGACCAAAGGAGCACAAGTTTGGACCGTTCCAGTACTGATGTGGATTCAACTGATGGTATTGAGGGAACCCTTCAAGCAGATACCTACCCTGAGGAGAAAACCATTGACTTCTCCTTCATTGATGTAAGTCTCCATAAAGGGAAAGAGTTGTTCATTTTTAAGTACGTTACCTATACTGTTAGCAAAATGCTATGCCATGTCTTTTCCCAACTTTATGTTCAACCTTGTGCTATGCTGCTTTATCCATTAAGGCTTCTTTATTGAGTTCCTGTGTGAAAAGTTCAAGATAAATTGCAATGAAAGTTCTTGTGACTGCCCTTCCTATTAAGTCTGTGTGAATTCTATTAAAAGAGTCCAAAGGGACAATGATTTGCACTTCAGTTGGTCATTTTTCAGTCTGCTCCTAGGAGACATGCTGTGAAAAAGAGTTTAATGGCTCTAAGAAATGGAAGCCATACATTTCTGAGACAACGTAGTAAAGTGATACAAATTGCTAGTGCTCACCATGCAGTGAGAAATGCAGATTAAGCTACAGATATTGGATTTGAATACTACTTTTCTCATTGACAATGGTACCATCTTTTTGCAGTCTTTTTAATGATTTTAGTTTAAAGCGGATCTTTTGAGAAATTAAGAATCCTGAATTACAGGAATGTTGGTAATATAGTGCCTAGTCATGCAGACTGTACTCAGCTTTAGTGCTATACGAGAGCATACCTAGAGATAATGTTGATTTCTCCTTTCAGGTACAATCTCTGTGAATTAAAAATTTATCTTGAATAAGAGTTACTCATCTTTTATTATACGTCAGCTAGTGGCAGATACCGTAGAAAACTTCCTATGAATTGTTacattctacacacacacacacaaaatcccccTTGTTTTGTAGTAGAATTTACAGCTTTGCGGAAGGTGGAATGTAGAGTGTTGGCAGAAGCCACGACAATGCATCTATTTACGTATTAGTGTGGCTGTCCTAAATAGCAGTAGTGTAGCTAAATGGCAAACTGCACTGTAAAATGTCTGAAGGAGGCTAACACTTTCTCTTCCCGTAACTAAGGGTAATAGACCAGATCCTGGGCAGTGCAGCACAGTGGTTTCACACTTTACTGCCAGGGGATTCTGGGTGTAGGGTACCTTGCAGTGGCCTCTGCTATAGGACCATACATCCCATCCTCCCAGCAGCTGCAAGTGCCATTTCAAAACAGTGATGACTTCAAGCAGAACTGTTGAAGTCTAGAAGGCCCCTATGCTGTTTGGGTGAATGGCTAGTTTCTGAACtgagaacttttaaaatatttattttaaaatagaagctTTCACAGGGGAGGATGGAGGGCCCAGGGCCTCTGGGAAATGACTCAGTCATAATCAGCAATGAATTATATCACTAAATACAACTGCAGCGGCCTTTGCTCTACTGTAATCCAttcagttttcctttgtgtatggAGATGGCATTGTTCTAAATAACTGATTATCTCCTTTTTACCAAAGTCCATGGTATTTAACTTTCAGTCTTTTTGTTGCTGGCAAACAGCTTGACATTTCTGAGGATGGGGACCAGTCAGAGCTGGGAAAATATAGCAGAAGGAAAGAGAGTTGCATAATCACTTTATGGTTTTGCAAATCCCTGCCTTCTGATTGGCTGATGGCCATTGTTACCTAGTAAGAGCACACAGATTATCATAGTTTGGTTatcaaaaaataaatctgcagtgATTATACAGATCAGACATCCGGAACCAAGCAGAGTTCAGGGAACTGTCCAAATGGGAAACCACTGTAGTTCCATATCGGTTATTGTACAGTGTCTTAGCACTCTGAATAATTTTGATTTAATTGGAGTTTAAAATAACAGTgataataatttaaaacaaaagtagtCTTAATTAAGCTGAAATATGTTTATGCTTAAAAATAAGACCTGAAGCAGTTATGGAATGAACCGCTCTATTTTCAGACTAATTGAAATTCCCACATTTGAGGGtaacatttttctctttaaaagcaAACTTCTATACTGGATTCCAGTGTCCTGAAAACCCGTGTGCAGCTCAGCAAAAGGATTTGCCACCGGCCACCTAGCTCCCATTCGCTCAGGAGAAGCAGATGGATAGAGTCCGAAAACAAACTCTCTGCGATGCAGGAGACTGACAGCACTTGGATGTTTAAAGACTCCACAGGTATCCCTCTCAGTCCTGTGAAATAATTAGTCATGGTGCTGTGGGACTGGAGATATATTATGTCCTCCATAGAATCTTCTCTCTTCGAGCTAATGTCCCGGTGGGTACTCCACTTTAGTTGTGTATGTGCCCGCACATCTTCAGAGATTTTTGTCAGCAGCGTGTGCAGGCCCACATGTCTCTGTGCTTCAGCCTGAGGCTATACAGTGCGGGGTggactccagttccttctcagccaCCTGTGACTAGAGATGTCCACTAACTTAGCATACCTACCTTGTTTTTTCCTTGTTGttcctattattttattattgttagtcacttattttagtttgttttacattttctttccccACCACAAGTTCTGTGGTTTAGTGGGTCCCCCCTTTTGTTCCATAGTCAGGGCCTCTTGCCCTTGGCCCCTGTTCATTTGCAGCCTTTCTTTCTTGGGCATGCCCAAAACCCTGGGCTTCAAACCCTGACAGACTTGACACAGGTCCTTTCCCCTCAACAATGGGCATTCCAGCTGTCGTGGAGAGTCTCACATCCTGTCAAAGTGCAAGTCTGCTTTAGCTTCAAGAGCAGATCTGGGAACCTGAGAGAGGCTGAAGTTGCTCCATATTGAGCATGCACTTTGAGACCTGCCACCACTTCAGAGTCCAAATCTTCCCCTGCACCTTTCCACCCTCTCACCCATACACTGGGGTCAGCCTCTCAGGCCGGTCCAGTGATTTCTTCAGTTCCAGTGAGCAGAGATGAAGGGGCACCTTTTGAAGACTTCAGAATCTACTAAAGAGAAAATACCTTGATCCCCAGATGGGAGAAATTGGCCCAGAGACCAGGAAATAAGGAGACTTTGCCACACAGTATGGGTAATGTTGAGGCTTATAGTTCCTCTGGTACCGAGAGGTTGGTACCTCCAAAAAAGGCTTCTAGCACACTGTGTACCAAGAAGTCTCTCAGCAAACAAGTGGTAGTCTCATTGGAGCCCTCCAAGCAGAGGGAGGGACTCTTTGAAGAAAGCATCTTTGATCTCTTCCTTGAGCCATAAAGGGCATAGGACCATACCATCCATACTCTCTCCAGTACCACTTGACGCATCTCAACCTGAGGATCAGGGTCTAAGAGCTCTGATACTGGTTGGATTTCTTTCTCAAGAGGCTCTCCAAGTGTCAGTAGAGCCCAAATTCCCTCTCCTGAGGAGTACCAAGAAGGATTTTTGCCAGTACTGATGTACCCTCTGGTATTGGCATACCCTCCAGTACTGCTTAGCTCCTCTGCTGAATACAAGGGATGACACTTGCTCAGACTCAGACATTTCCCTACAGGATTCTACCACCTTTCCTGTGCTATATCCCAAGGATGAGACCACAGGAACCAGTTGACATCTGACCCGTCAGCCTTGGCAATAGCATCCTGGAGGTCCCTCTCCCTTTCCTTATGCCCTGCCACTTTGGACTTTCTGGAACCCTTGGATCCTGTCTGGTGATCAGTTCTATAGAGTGTCCCCACTGGTACCCCAGAACCCTCTTCCCAAGGAAGATTCTTTAGAAAAAGAAGAGCTAAGGGCAGAGGAGAAGGCACTACCATCTAATAAATCCTCTTCCTTATGAGACAAGGTAATTatgttccctcccccatcctACGTGGGTGACTTCAAAGACTTCCAAAAATGGATGAAGCGGGTGGCTGAGGCTTTAACAATCCCTTGGAGGAGATACAAGAACCGCAGCACTCCCGGTGCATGTTTTACATACCTCTCCTCAACGTGAGGTAGCCTTGCCTATTAATGATGCCCTATAGCCTCCAGCCCATACACTATGGCAAACACTAGCTACTGCCTTGCCTTTATGCAAGCAGGCTGACAAGAAGCACTATGTACCAGCCAAGGTCAGAGTGCCTTTTCTCCCATCTCATCCCAAACTGTCTGGTAATCAATGCCACTAATGAGAGAAGCAGGCAACATTGGTCTAGatcagaggagggcaaactacggcccgtcaAGGCTTTCAATctggcctgcgggattgccaGCCCCCTGGTGcacagggctaaggcagactccctgcctgccctggccctgcaccatgtccctgtggcccctgggggagggaggaacagatggctccgtgtgctgcccttgcctgaaGGCattgccccccgcagctccccttggctgggaagggggaactgcggccagtgggagcttcgggggtggtATCCGCAGGTGAGGGCAACGCACGGCAGAGCcgcctgtccccccccccacccccaggagccactgccagacatgctggccatcCTGGAGCTGCTTGGGGTAAGcggtgctgggctggagcccacaccccaaacccctcctgcaccccacacttcaaccctgagccccctgccacatcccgCAGCCCTCCTGCGCCGCAAcgccttgccctgagccccctcctgcatacCGCAGACCTTTCTGCACCCCACATTCCCTCCTACACAccagccccctgccatacccctcccacagcccaatcccttgccttgagccccttcctgcatactgcacacactccctcccatatcccaaccccctgcctcagccctacattcatggccctgcatacaatttcgcCACCCAGattggcccttgggccaaaaactttgcccacccctggtctaaatcAACATCTTACAACAATGATCTTAAGCTCCTGCACCTTCTTGGCCACAAATGCTACTCTTTGTTTGCCCTGGGTAGGCAGCTATCATGCCTTGATGACAAAGTACAATGATATGAACTATAGCAAGTGTTCTCACTTTTGCCACAAGAGCAGAAGGACCAGTTTCAAGCCTTCATCACCAAAGGTGATTGTCAAAGCGTGTTTATGGTCTTCTCTCAATCAGCTGACACAGCCTCTGGTTCTATGGTAACCACCGTAGTTATGCATCAATCTTATAGCTGCAGTCCTCTGGCCTCCCCAGGGAAGTACAGAATACAGTGGAGGATCTTAAGGCTCAATGGATGGGAGAAAAGAGTGTACGATCAAACTAGCCCCTTCTGCTGATTTCTGTTTGAGGGACATGAAGAGCAAGTTATCCCAGCTATTGCATGGTTGAGTGTGCCGACTGCTCTGTTCTCATGTTGCTAGTAACTAGCTGCACTTGTGTGCATGATTAGTGATCTGACTCGATACAAATTGCAGTGTTCATTTTAAGACATCGAATCAGAAACGTTAATATTACAAAGCTACAGCTGTTTTTGGTTCAAGCTGTGACCTCTGATGATCATTGTGCAAAGCCAAAATGTAGTAATTTCCAAGTAAGAGGCCAGTGAATGTGAGTGAACTGAGCTACTGTAAACTTTAACTGTAACATACACACGTGTGCTTTTATGCTTTAATGTATAAATGGAGCAATTCAGAAGCAAGAGCTGAATTAATTTAAGTATGCAATTCTGCCCTTTTACAGCCCTAATAAACAGAGTCTCTCTACCATTAGGTATTTACAATGTGCCCAACGCCATGGTTTGAGTGCTTAAGCATGTCACATAACTTTCACTGAGTCTTCGTGATTCTACTATGTTACATTGTTACATAGGAAGAGGGTTATGAGGTCAAGGCATGGACAGGAAGTTTGCTGACCAACTTGCTTTGTTTCTATTTAAATGCGTCTGGGGTGAAATAACATCTGGTCATTGTAATTTTTGTTAGAAGAGAAATCTACAAAACAGGAAGAGTCTGATGAGGAAGAAAAAATACACCGAACTGAGAGATCCTCAGCTGTGCAACCTCAGAGACTTCCTGTTTTTCCAGGCATGGACCACTCTGTTCTCAAGGTGAAGATAGACAGATCATACTAGATTAGGTCaggggtccatctagtccagtatcccatGATTGACAGCAGCCACCATCAGATGCTCTCCAGTAGAAGGTGCAAGAATCCCCGAAAGGGCAATTTATATATTaacccagcagttctcaaactgtgggtcgggaccccaagtGGGTTgcgatcccattttaatggggtcgccagagctggcttagacttgctggggccaaagccaaagcctgagccccacctcccCCGGCCAAAGcctgaggacttcagccctgggcgccGGGACTCTGGTTACAGGCCTTCTGCCTGGGgtgaagcccttgagctttggctttggtccccccaccgggggcagtggggcttgggcgggctcaggctttggtccctgctcctggggtcgtacagtaatttttgttgtcagaagggcaTCGtggtgtaatgaagtttgagaaccccaaaCAGTTCAGAGGAGAAAACTTGATGATCTGTTAGATGGCCTAAGAAACTTATAGCaatattgtaaatagttttttCACTCATTGACCCTGTATTATTGATGATAGAAATATTGGTAGTGGTTTAGAAGGAAATTTAACTTCATAATAGTTTGTATATGTTTTCACAACAGCTTAGATTTATGGT
This window of the Dermochelys coriacea isolate rDerCor1 chromosome 15, rDerCor1.pri.v4, whole genome shotgun sequence genome carries:
- the KIAA1671 gene encoding uncharacterized protein KIAA1671 homolog isoform X5; its protein translation is MKDQLRQCFARQPPEAKDTDTLVQEADSQYGTWSEQRHSGDSFVPESPSSESNVVSTRKQPPNSWLSSLSSQTEPASMIDQHDSLKDQRSTSLDRSSTDVDSTDGIEGTLQADTYPEEKTIDFSFIDQTSILDSSVLKTRVQLSKRICHRPPSSHSLRRSRWIESENKLSAMQETDSTWMFKDSTEEKSTKQEESDEEEKIHRTERSSAVQPQRLPVFPGMDHSVLKAQLRKRQEPESPSEINSAQLFKSQFQQGAPGGRVLPSSAEKENRSEEMSPQWLKELKSKKRQSQHENQV
- the KIAA1671 gene encoding uncharacterized protein KIAA1671 homolog isoform X4; the encoded protein is MINSLCTVLAHQIDQLRQCFARQPPEAKDTDTLVQEADSQYGTWSEQRHSGDSFVPESPSSESNVVSTRKQPPNSWLSSLSSQTEPASMIDQHDSLKDQRSTSLDRSSTDVDSTDGIEGTLQADTYPEEKTIDFSFIDQTSILDSSVLKTRVQLSKRICHRPPSSHSLRRSRWIESENKLSAMQETDSTWMFKDSTEEKSTKQEESDEEEKIHRTERSSAVQPQRLPVFPGMDHSVLKAQLRKRQEPESPSEINSAQLFKSQFQQGAPGGRVLPSSAEKENRSEEMSPQWLKELKSKKRQSQHENQV
- the KIAA1671 gene encoding uncharacterized protein KIAA1671 homolog isoform X3 — protein: MCFERMEYYYCPSLLKSLQYLWDQLRQCFARQPPEAKDTDTLVQEADSQYGTWSEQRHSGDSFVPESPSSESNVVSTRKQPPNSWLSSLSSQTEPASMIDQHDSLKDQRSTSLDRSSTDVDSTDGIEGTLQADTYPEEKTIDFSFIDQTSILDSSVLKTRVQLSKRICHRPPSSHSLRRSRWIESENKLSAMQETDSTWMFKDSTEEKSTKQEESDEEEKIHRTERSSAVQPQRLPVFPGMDHSVLKAQLRKRQEPESPSEINSAQLFKSQFQQGAPGGRVLPSSAEKENRSEEMSPQWLKELKSKKRQSQHENQV